The Aminithiophilus ramosus genome contains a region encoding:
- a CDS encoding 1-phosphofructokinase family hexose kinase, which produces MIVTVTLNPAIDEEYVVPDFAPGGWFRATKIDRSPGGKGVNVSLVLKQLGYDSAAMGFLAGFNGEYVRDSLKRLGLTTNFVHTRGETRTNVYVVDEVSHVETGVAEAGPYITEEALGRFLINYKRLLKRADCVLFGGSLPPGVPQDIYRELIVLAREAGVVTFIDAAGAPLMAGLEGIPSFAKVDHRFMSRVAGVRLNSLDNLIEVVSGLHERGVLWAVANYRTCGDVFFTPEGIFLGEFGRKGIVSLFGSDDALMAGLTVGHLERMTVEASIRFALACAWENALHVEKGCRSRKAVEDLLEKVHVERLE; this is translated from the coding sequence TTGATCGTCACCGTAACGCTCAACCCGGCCATCGACGAGGAGTATGTCGTCCCCGATTTCGCGCCCGGCGGCTGGTTCCGGGCGACGAAGATCGACAGGAGCCCCGGAGGCAAGGGCGTCAACGTCTCTCTCGTCCTGAAACAGCTCGGCTACGATTCGGCGGCCATGGGATTCCTGGCGGGTTTCAACGGCGAGTACGTCCGAGACTCCCTCAAACGCCTTGGGCTGACGACCAACTTCGTCCATACCCGGGGGGAGACGCGGACGAACGTCTACGTCGTCGACGAGGTGAGCCACGTCGAGACGGGCGTCGCCGAGGCGGGGCCCTACATCACCGAAGAGGCCCTGGGCCGTTTCCTCATCAATTACAAGAGGCTCCTGAAACGGGCCGATTGCGTCCTTTTCGGCGGCTCTCTCCCTCCCGGCGTTCCTCAGGATATCTACAGGGAGCTCATCGTCCTCGCCAGGGAGGCGGGCGTCGTCACCTTCATCGACGCGGCGGGGGCGCCTCTCATGGCCGGTCTCGAGGGAATTCCCTCCTTCGCCAAGGTCGACCATCGCTTCATGTCCCGCGTCGCCGGCGTCCGCCTCAACTCTCTCGACAACCTCATCGAAGTCGTCTCGGGACTCCACGAACGGGGCGTCCTGTGGGCCGTCGCCAATTACCGTACCTGTGGAGATGTCTTCTTCACCCCCGAGGGCATTTTCCTCGGAGAGTTCGGGAGGAAGGGGATCGTTTCCCTTTTCGGTTCCGACGATGCCCTCATGGCCGGATTGACGGTGGGCCATCTGGAGAGGATGACCGTCGAGGCCTCGATCCGTTTCGCCCTTGCCTGTGCCTGGGAGAATGCGCTGCACGTCGAGAAGGGCTGCAGGAGCCGCAAGGCCGTCGAAGATCTTCTCGAAAAGGTCCACGTGGAAAGGCTCGAATAG
- the prfA gene encoding peptide chain release factor 1, with amino-acid sequence MDLMKKLEEIEKNYMELEDRMGLPQVAGNPAELQKLAKRHSDLTDLVAVYREYRQASEELGQARELLNGGDADMTGLAREEIHRLQPLMEAMERRLSLLLLPRDPNDEKSVIIEIRGGAGGEEAALFAHDLFRMYSRFAERKGWKVEVLSTSETGIGGLKEIAARLDGHGAYSLLKFESGVHRVQRVPVTESGGRIHTSTATVAVLPEAEEVDVEVRTEDLKIDTYRASGAGGQYVNMTDSAVRITHLPTGVVVTCQDERSQLKNRVKALNLLRTRLYDRELQRKNAEMAAERKGQVGTGDRSERIRTYNFSQNRVTDHRINVTLHKLDAILDGDLFELIDALVTADEAERLKNLEG; translated from the coding sequence TTGGACCTGATGAAAAAACTGGAAGAGATCGAGAAAAACTACATGGAACTCGAGGATCGCATGGGCCTGCCTCAGGTGGCCGGCAATCCCGCCGAGCTCCAGAAGCTGGCCAAGCGCCATTCGGACCTGACCGACCTCGTGGCGGTTTACCGCGAGTACCGTCAGGCCTCGGAGGAACTGGGCCAGGCCCGGGAGCTCCTCAACGGCGGCGACGCCGATATGACCGGGTTGGCCCGGGAGGAGATCCATCGCCTTCAGCCTCTTATGGAGGCCATGGAGCGCCGTCTCAGCCTTCTTCTGCTGCCTCGGGATCCCAACGACGAAAAGAGCGTCATCATCGAGATCCGCGGCGGAGCGGGCGGGGAGGAGGCGGCCCTCTTCGCCCACGATCTCTTCCGCATGTACTCCCGCTTCGCCGAGCGCAAGGGGTGGAAGGTGGAGGTCCTCAGCACGAGCGAGACCGGCATCGGCGGTCTCAAGGAGATCGCCGCGCGCCTCGACGGTCACGGAGCCTACAGCCTTCTCAAGTTCGAAAGCGGCGTCCACCGGGTCCAGCGCGTTCCCGTCACCGAGTCGGGAGGTCGCATCCACACGTCGACGGCGACCGTCGCCGTTCTCCCCGAGGCGGAGGAGGTCGACGTCGAGGTCCGCACGGAAGATCTCAAGATCGATACCTACAGGGCCAGCGGGGCCGGCGGACAGTACGTCAACATGACCGATTCGGCCGTCCGCATCACCCATCTGCCGACGGGCGTCGTCGTCACCTGCCAGGACGAGCGTTCCCAGCTCAAAAACCGGGTCAAGGCCCTCAACCTCCTGAGGACCAGGCTCTACGACAGGGAGCTCCAGAGGAAGAACGCCGAGATGGCCGCCGAGCGCAAGGGGCAGGTCGGGACGGGCGATCGCTCGGAGAGGATCAGGACCTACAACTTCTCCCAGAATCGCGTCACCGATCACAGGATCAACGTGACGCTCCACAAGCTCGACGCCATCCTCGACGGGGATCTTTTCGAACTCATCGATGCGCTCGTCACGGCCGACGAGGCCGAGAGACTGAAGAACCTGGAGGGGTAG
- the rpmE gene encoding 50S ribosomal protein L31, whose amino-acid sequence MKKGIHPHYDTCKVTCVCGNTFETRSTVSEVKVAVCNVCHPYYTGKKGRVVSEAGRLEKFRKKYEGIDYGQKQTDEA is encoded by the coding sequence TTGAAAAAGGGCATCCATCCCCACTATGATACGTGTAAGGTCACTTGCGTCTGCGGAAACACGTTCGAGACGCGCTCGACCGTGTCGGAAGTGAAAGTGGCCGTCTGCAATGTCTGTCATCCCTATTATACGGGGAAGAAGGGACGCGTCGTCTCCGAGGCGGGACGGCTCGAGAAGTTCCGCAAGAAGTACGAAGGCATCGACTACGGACAGAAGCAGACAGACGAGGCCTAG
- the trxB gene encoding thioredoxin-disulfide reductase — MEKRELVVIGAGPAGLTAAIYGRRAGLDVLILEKGLAGGQINITDEIENWPGVPHSTGADLGRAFKEHAATFAPEFRDVAVEGLEVREGRKIVVTEKGPIEAGAVIIASGASFRRLGCPGEAELIGRGVSYCAVCDAAFFQDVEVAVVGGGNTAVEEALYLTRFASKVYIVHRRDAFRADRIPVDRALASEKIVPVYDSVVERVNGTEMVESLTLKNVRTGEISDLPVEGVFVFVGTEPNVSFLAEGQLRRSRGGWIVTDEKMETSEEGVFAAGDVREKPLRQVVTAAADGAVAAMSAYSAVSEEQYLDGLLLKPDEVVALFFSSIDEEQMRLSSATEAWAAERGRAVVVVDGYRFRRMSEKLGVESLPAALLLHRGEVIARRHVTVPGDLGLLYDRSLER, encoded by the coding sequence ATGGAAAAGAGGGAACTGGTCGTCATCGGAGCCGGTCCCGCCGGCCTGACGGCCGCCATTTACGGAAGGCGAGCGGGTCTCGACGTTCTGATCCTCGAGAAGGGATTGGCCGGAGGCCAGATCAACATCACCGACGAGATCGAGAACTGGCCCGGTGTTCCCCACTCGACGGGAGCCGACCTGGGACGGGCCTTCAAGGAGCATGCCGCCACGTTCGCTCCCGAGTTCCGCGATGTGGCCGTCGAGGGCCTCGAGGTCCGTGAGGGCAGAAAGATCGTCGTCACGGAGAAAGGACCCATCGAGGCAGGAGCCGTCATCATCGCCTCCGGCGCCTCTTTCCGCCGTCTGGGCTGTCCCGGCGAGGCCGAGCTGATCGGCCGCGGCGTGAGCTATTGCGCCGTCTGCGACGCCGCCTTCTTTCAGGATGTCGAGGTCGCCGTCGTCGGGGGAGGCAATACGGCCGTCGAAGAGGCCCTCTATCTGACCCGCTTCGCCTCCAAGGTCTATATCGTTCACCGTCGCGATGCCTTCCGTGCCGACAGGATTCCCGTCGATCGGGCCCTGGCCTCGGAGAAGATCGTTCCCGTCTACGACAGCGTCGTCGAGAGGGTCAACGGCACGGAGATGGTCGAGAGTCTCACCCTGAAAAACGTCAGGACGGGCGAGATCTCCGATCTTCCCGTCGAAGGCGTCTTCGTCTTCGTCGGCACCGAGCCCAACGTGAGTTTCCTCGCCGAGGGACAGCTCCGGCGGAGTCGAGGAGGATGGATCGTCACCGACGAAAAGATGGAGACCTCCGAGGAGGGCGTCTTCGCCGCCGGCGACGTGAGGGAAAAGCCCCTCCGCCAGGTCGTCACGGCCGCCGCCGACGGAGCCGTTGCCGCTATGTCGGCCTATTCGGCCGTTTCCGAGGAACAGTATCTCGACGGCCTGCTCCTCAAGCCCGACGAGGTGGTGGCCCTTTTCTTTTCCTCCATCGACGAAGAGCAGATGCGTCTTTCCTCGGCGACGGAGGCCTGGGCCGCCGAGAGGGGGCGCGCCGTCGTCGTCGTCGACGGTTATCGCTTCCGCCGTATGTCGGAAAAGCTCGGCGTCGAAAGCCTCCCTGCGGCCCTTCTGCTCCATCGCGGCGAGGTGATCGCCCGACGGCATGTGACCGTTCCCGGCGACCTCGGTCTTTTATACGACCGCTCCCTCGAACGCTGA
- the prmC gene encoding peptide chain release factor N(5)-glutamine methyltransferase, whose protein sequence is MDIGSLRRSFVLELASAGIDRPLHEADLLLCEILRRDRGFLLAHLDETFPPSDLDRAREGLLRRLGREPMAYILGRASFGDLDLRVGPGCLVPRPETEILVETSLSLWSEGPFLDWGTGSGVIALSLLHSRPEAEGFAVEAEPSALRWAWANLKEYGLLSRCVLLHEARLDALSLKEGSLGLVVSNPPYIPTEDLKDLMDDVRLYEPSRALDGGSGGLDPYRGLLPWAARALRPGGFLVVEHGGEAQRKALLEMASPSLENVAQIDDLAGRPRVLAWKRLS, encoded by the coding sequence GTGGATATCGGCTCCTTACGCAGGTCTTTTGTCCTGGAGCTCGCCTCGGCCGGCATCGATCGCCCCCTTCACGAGGCCGACCTTCTCCTGTGCGAGATCCTCCGTCGCGATCGGGGTTTTCTGCTGGCCCACCTCGACGAGACCTTCCCTCCCTCCGATCTCGACAGGGCTCGGGAAGGTCTCCTTCGCCGTCTCGGGAGAGAGCCCATGGCCTACATTCTGGGACGGGCCTCCTTCGGCGATCTCGATCTTCGCGTCGGCCCCGGCTGTCTCGTTCCCCGGCCCGAAACGGAGATCCTCGTCGAGACCTCTCTCTCCCTCTGGAGCGAAGGCCCTTTCCTCGACTGGGGGACGGGAAGCGGCGTCATCGCCCTGTCCCTGCTTCACTCTCGCCCCGAAGCGGAGGGCTTCGCCGTCGAGGCGGAGCCCTCCGCCCTTCGTTGGGCCTGGGCCAATTTGAAGGAGTACGGCTTGCTCTCTCGTTGCGTTCTCCTTCACGAGGCCCGTTTGGACGCGCTTTCCCTGAAGGAGGGGAGCCTGGGGCTGGTCGTCTCCAACCCGCCCTACATCCCGACGGAGGACTTGAAGGATCTCATGGACGATGTGAGACTTTACGAACCGTCGAGGGCCCTCGACGGGGGGAGTGGCGGTCTCGATCCCTATAGGGGACTTCTTCCCTGGGCCGCAAGGGCCCTTCGCCCCGGCGGTTTCCTCGTCGTCGAGCATGGAGGAGAGGCGCAGAGAAAAGCCCTTCTGGAAATGGCTTCCCCCTCGCTCGAAAACGTCGCCCAGATCGACGATCTTGCAGGAAGGCCCCGCGTCCTCGCCTGGAAGCGTCTCTCCTGA
- a CDS encoding HutP family protein has protein sequence MSGERISDEGPLFPPGEESVFSLRVDLKVLDESQIGRVALLLAATLSTEDERLVKEQVQRIGWRAVATEIGGLAGDLPQKVTRSVVGAALNAAIVEKKPDEMHALMHAALEAMNAFMPPSLLEVSVGAKLAIVRNDHWISVAVMGDAAYHAAAHHERCGVGTMNI, from the coding sequence GTGTCCGGGGAGCGGATCTCCGACGAGGGGCCTCTTTTCCCTCCCGGAGAGGAGAGTGTCTTCTCCCTTCGCGTCGACCTCAAGGTCCTCGACGAAAGCCAGATCGGCCGCGTGGCCCTGCTCCTGGCGGCAACGCTCTCGACGGAGGATGAACGCCTCGTCAAGGAGCAGGTACAGCGCATCGGATGGAGGGCCGTCGCGACGGAAATCGGAGGCCTTGCCGGAGATCTTCCGCAGAAGGTGACGCGGTCCGTCGTGGGAGCCGCCCTCAACGCCGCCATCGTCGAGAAGAAACCCGACGAGATGCATGCCCTCATGCATGCCGCCCTCGAGGCCATGAACGCCTTCATGCCGCCGTCGCTTCTGGAGGTCAGCGTGGGAGCCAAGCTGGCCATCGTGCGCAACGATCATTGGATCTCCGTCGCCGTGATGGGCGATGCCGCCTACCACGCCGCCGCCCATCACGAGCGGTGCGGCGTGGGAACCATGAATATTTAG
- a CDS encoding DUF1385 domain-containing protein, protein MTLLGRLLVAIHLLLSAEKIPVGGQAVIEGVLMRGPSQWGLAVRRPEGEIWTKAWGNRPWSSQGLWRFPLLRGMATMAEMLVVGTRALTLSAQVSLGEDEEEKLSPWELALSLAVAIAGVVCLFLLLPLWVSTWIQEGLRLSVWARHLLEGLVRAVVFIGYVALIGLWKDMRRVFAYHGAEHKTINAWEADATLKPHVVGRYSRIHGRCGTSFILVVVAVSIVVFALVGGGPWWWKGLSRVIFLPLVVGISYEIIRWASRSEGLGRAIMAPALYLQYLTTREPDEDQIEVALAALREALGDGNRS, encoded by the coding sequence ATGACCCTCCTCGGCAGGCTTCTCGTGGCGATCCATCTTCTTCTCTCGGCCGAGAAAATTCCCGTGGGCGGTCAGGCCGTCATCGAGGGCGTTCTCATGAGAGGGCCTTCCCAGTGGGGGCTGGCTGTCCGTCGTCCCGAAGGGGAGATCTGGACCAAGGCCTGGGGCAATCGTCCCTGGTCCTCTCAGGGACTCTGGCGTTTTCCCCTTCTGCGGGGGATGGCGACGATGGCCGAGATGCTCGTCGTCGGCACTCGGGCCCTGACCCTTTCGGCCCAGGTCTCTCTGGGGGAGGACGAGGAGGAGAAACTCTCCCCCTGGGAGCTGGCCCTTTCCCTCGCCGTCGCCATCGCCGGAGTGGTCTGTCTCTTTCTCCTTCTGCCCCTTTGGGTTTCGACGTGGATTCAGGAGGGGCTCCGCCTTTCCGTCTGGGCCCGTCACCTCCTGGAAGGCCTTGTCCGGGCCGTCGTTTTCATCGGCTACGTGGCCCTCATCGGCCTCTGGAAGGACATGCGGCGGGTTTTCGCCTATCACGGAGCGGAGCACAAGACGATCAACGCCTGGGAGGCCGACGCGACGCTCAAACCCCATGTCGTCGGCCGTTACAGCCGCATTCACGGCCGCTGCGGCACCTCGTTCATCCTCGTCGTCGTCGCCGTCAGCATCGTCGTCTTCGCCCTCGTCGGAGGCGGCCCCTGGTGGTGGAAGGGCCTCTCCCGGGTCATCTTCCTCCCCCTCGTCGTGGGCATTTCCTACGAGATCATCCGATGGGCCTCTCGGAGCGAGGGGCTTGGACGGGCGATCATGGCTCCGGCCCTTTACCTCCAGTATCTGACGACTCGCGAGCCCGACGAGGATCAGATCGAAGTCGCCCTCGCCGCCCTCAGAGAGGCTCTGGGCGACGGGAACCGTTCCTGA
- a CDS encoding M14 family zinc carboxypeptidase → MKKLFQKIIPAILSLFFFSSMVFGGYQDVTGTYGPDGPFYSPWSYSLPQAVLDFHIAPEGIQYDTPGFKDGKRNFTSHKEMIDFINGLSRENMTLKTLGEYPDGFSMPVMIFAENKASSPEELLSLGRPIVWIQAQIHGNEPAAGEAALVLAERLADGDLTPLLKKLSVVMLPRINADGSKRFDRLTFALGKDENSAEDRNTNMRDMNRDHLLYEVPATRAVHGLFNAYMPHVAIDHHEYGPIYRYNGAEYYKFHDILTMFGVNLNIPETVRAMSEELFEVEIAENLQSNGLSHHWYYTGSGNAITEGGFDARIGRNAFGLLPSISFLVESRGIGIGREDFLRRVYAHVTTAEAILETTADNADTVLEVVEAARNDEINNGATISSDDVLVVTMETVAEPISFDLINTSGDLVNINITGHRARTGHPVLERIRPLAYLFSGDVGEKIVEKLIYAGASIERFSEDTEVEVEFFIKRNTGYKISKDEFLFTKDAYVVFMDQPQNGLISQMTEPEASYSVTGILTDELSPDLVLPVYRYLASNKLPTYTSSVIMPEVSGAVIKSIHIATNDEKMTAQELLQKNNTNINVMFLQSYFINLHDGKDSFFMTLPSQINGTNITTWYLYQWANQEWEQVDAERLSTAALADLSLPVSKEFIDSTGEVRLIGASATATTGDSGSSGCSVGFAPAIILLLIPAIFIKR, encoded by the coding sequence ATGAAGAAATTATTTCAAAAAATAATTCCAGCAATCTTGTCGCTTTTTTTCTTCTCATCTATGGTTTTCGGAGGATATCAGGATGTTACCGGGACATATGGGCCAGATGGTCCTTTTTATAGTCCTTGGTCCTACTCCCTCCCCCAAGCAGTTCTTGATTTCCACATTGCCCCAGAAGGCATTCAATATGATACTCCTGGATTTAAAGATGGAAAAAGAAATTTTACATCTCACAAAGAAATGATTGATTTTATAAATGGACTATCTCGCGAAAATATGACTTTAAAAACACTTGGCGAATATCCCGATGGATTCTCGATGCCAGTTATGATCTTCGCAGAAAATAAAGCTTCTTCTCCGGAAGAATTGCTTTCTTTAGGAAGACCTATTGTCTGGATTCAAGCTCAGATTCACGGCAACGAACCCGCTGCTGGCGAAGCTGCCCTTGTTCTGGCCGAACGACTAGCCGACGGAGATCTGACTCCACTCCTCAAAAAACTTTCCGTCGTCATGTTGCCTCGAATCAACGCAGATGGCTCCAAGCGGTTTGACCGCCTTACTTTTGCCCTGGGCAAGGATGAGAACTCCGCCGAAGATCGAAACACCAACATGCGCGATATGAACCGGGATCATCTACTCTATGAGGTGCCTGCAACGCGTGCCGTCCATGGACTTTTCAATGCCTACATGCCTCACGTCGCTATCGATCATCACGAGTATGGCCCCATCTACCGGTACAACGGCGCAGAATACTATAAATTCCACGATATTCTGACCATGTTCGGCGTTAACCTCAACATACCCGAAACAGTCAGAGCAATGTCAGAAGAGCTCTTCGAGGTCGAAATAGCCGAAAACCTTCAATCGAATGGATTATCCCATCATTGGTACTACACTGGCAGCGGCAACGCTATTACAGAAGGTGGATTTGACGCTCGCATCGGCCGAAACGCTTTCGGGCTCCTCCCCTCGATTAGCTTCCTCGTCGAAAGCCGCGGCATCGGGATAGGCAGAGAAGATTTCCTCCGCCGCGTCTATGCCCACGTCACAACGGCCGAAGCCATATTGGAGACAACCGCTGACAATGCTGATACAGTCCTTGAGGTTGTTGAAGCGGCTCGAAACGACGAAATCAATAATGGGGCCACAATAAGCTCCGATGACGTCCTAGTCGTTACCATGGAGACCGTCGCTGAACCTATATCTTTTGATCTGATCAACACTTCCGGCGACTTGGTCAACATCAATATCACGGGCCACCGCGCACGCACAGGTCACCCCGTCCTCGAGCGCATTCGCCCTCTGGCCTACCTTTTCTCCGGCGATGTTGGCGAAAAAATTGTCGAAAAACTAATTTACGCCGGTGCTAGCATAGAACGCTTCTCCGAAGACACAGAAGTCGAGGTGGAGTTTTTCATCAAGCGCAATACGGGCTATAAAATCTCTAAAGATGAATTTCTTTTCACCAAAGATGCTTACGTAGTCTTTATGGACCAGCCTCAAAACGGTCTGATATCCCAAATGACTGAACCTGAAGCCTCGTATAGCGTTACGGGCATTCTCACCGACGAATTATCTCCTGATCTTGTTCTGCCTGTTTATCGTTATTTAGCATCAAATAAACTACCGACCTACACATCCTCTGTGATCATGCCGGAAGTTAGCGGAGCTGTCATTAAATCAATACATATCGCCACAAATGACGAAAAAATGACCGCTCAAGAGCTTTTGCAAAAAAATAACACCAACATCAACGTCATGTTTTTGCAAAGCTATTTTATAAATTTACACGATGGCAAGGATTCCTTCTTTATGACCTTACCCTCTCAGATCAATGGCACGAACATCACAACTTGGTACCTCTATCAGTGGGCCAACCAGGAATGGGAGCAGGTTGATGCAGAAAGACTGTCTACCGCTGCCCTAGCCGACTTGAGTCTGCCTGTTTCGAAAGAATTCATCGATTCCACCGGAGAAGTCCGCCTCATTGGGGCCAGCGCGACTGCCACGACAGGAGACTCGGGAAGCTCTGGCTGCTCCGTTGGCTTTGCTCCTGCAATAATACTTCTCCTTATACCCGCTATTTTCATTAAAAGGTAA
- a CDS encoding ISNCY family transposase, giving the protein MPIGVKVFIGFLSPDNGIVTREEDRENVTYDDQERPTHEDKRSKALGVGGRGWGNLTVQEVADRLGLSRRQVFRLKRRYREEGAQGLLHKGRGKPSRRRISQETRDFVVSLAKGLYRDTSCQHMAELLAEEHDLVLSAKSIARFLRAENLSLVHRHRAPKRRSRRVRRSRRGDLVQMDASPFDWFEIGERCTLHGVDDATGEVLGLWMARNECLFGYFRVLRQMLDRHGVPRELYADRHTIFLSPKSEKLTIKEELEDSAPVTQFGRALEVLGTRYVPAGSPQAKGRIERLRGTLQDRLVVAFRRAGVKTIEEANVLLAAYPGEVHNPRFARPPAEGASAFLPPPDGPALDLLLTRQTDRKASGDSTISLDGKQYALIGPRRRPLLLARGQAVKVIEKLDGKLLALVHDGLYDLAAVDKEPPATPPPVIETKTGTPCKTKKQRKPAADHPWRQNPAPPAAAVGSEQGTGSPP; this is encoded by the coding sequence ATGCCGATCGGTGTCAAGGTATTTATAGGGTTTTTGTCGCCGGACAATGGTATTGTCACTCGTGAAGAGGACAGGGAAAATGTCACTTATGACGACCAGGAGAGACCTACTCATGAAGACAAAAGAAGCAAGGCGCTTGGGGTTGGTGGAAGAGGCTGGGGCAACCTGACGGTTCAGGAGGTGGCCGATCGGCTCGGTCTGAGCCGCCGTCAGGTCTTTCGGCTCAAACGACGCTACCGGGAAGAAGGAGCGCAGGGGCTCCTGCACAAGGGACGAGGCAAACCGTCCCGGCGCAGAATCTCTCAGGAGACACGGGATTTCGTCGTCAGTCTGGCCAAGGGTCTTTACAGGGATACGAGCTGTCAGCACATGGCCGAACTCCTTGCCGAAGAGCATGATCTCGTGCTGAGCGCCAAGAGCATCGCCCGTTTCCTTCGCGCGGAGAACCTGTCCCTCGTTCATCGCCACCGGGCCCCGAAGCGGCGTTCCCGCAGGGTCCGACGGTCCCGACGAGGCGATCTGGTCCAGATGGACGCCTCTCCTTTCGATTGGTTCGAGATCGGTGAGCGTTGCACTCTCCACGGCGTGGACGATGCCACAGGAGAGGTCCTCGGTCTGTGGATGGCCAGGAATGAGTGCCTCTTCGGCTACTTCCGCGTGCTCCGTCAGATGCTTGATCGCCACGGCGTGCCTCGCGAGCTTTACGCCGACCGCCACACCATCTTCCTTTCTCCCAAGTCGGAAAAACTGACGATCAAGGAGGAGCTGGAGGACTCGGCGCCTGTAACCCAGTTCGGCCGCGCTCTGGAGGTTCTCGGAACTCGCTATGTCCCTGCAGGGTCTCCCCAGGCGAAGGGGCGGATCGAAAGGCTCCGGGGAACTCTTCAGGATCGTCTCGTCGTCGCCTTCCGACGGGCCGGAGTGAAAACGATCGAAGAGGCCAACGTCCTGCTCGCCGCCTACCCGGGAGAGGTCCATAACCCGAGGTTCGCTCGTCCTCCCGCAGAGGGGGCATCTGCCTTTCTCCCTCCGCCGGACGGCCCCGCTCTCGATCTCCTCCTGACTCGCCAGACCGACCGGAAGGCCTCGGGAGACTCGACGATTTCCCTCGACGGAAAACAGTACGCCCTGATAGGCCCCCGCAGACGCCCCCTGCTTCTTGCCAGAGGACAGGCGGTCAAGGTCATCGAGAAGCTCGACGGGAAACTCCTGGCTCTTGTCCATGACGGGCTCTACGATCTCGCAGCCGTCGACAAAGAGCCCCCTGCGACTCCCCCGCCTGTCATCGAGACGAAGACAGGCACTCCATGCAAAACGAAGAAGCAGAGGAAGCCGGCGGCAGACCATCCCTGGCGACAGAATCCCGCTCCTCCTGCCGCGGCGGTCGGCTCCGAGCAAGGGACGGGTTCCCCTCCCTAG
- a CDS encoding CBS domain-containing protein, with amino-acid sequence MRVGDVMDRDLTALSEQATLATAIEVLARHRLTGVPVLDEEGKVVGFISEKDIVKAALPGYFEYIQDPSFIPDFGQFQSRLKKIRNEPVSRLMHRDVVSFSEDDSDFFVAMTLIRNNLKRAPVIRDGVLVGVVNRTDLLERIMIASDGR; translated from the coding sequence GTGCGCGTAGGAGATGTCATGGATCGTGACCTCACGGCCCTGTCGGAGCAGGCGACGCTGGCGACGGCCATCGAGGTCCTCGCCCGTCATCGTCTGACCGGCGTTCCCGTCCTCGACGAGGAGGGGAAAGTCGTCGGCTTCATCAGCGAGAAGGACATCGTCAAGGCCGCCCTTCCCGGCTATTTCGAGTACATTCAGGACCCCTCCTTCATTCCCGATTTCGGCCAGTTCCAGTCCCGCCTCAAGAAGATCCGTAACGAGCCCGTGAGCCGCCTCATGCATCGCGACGTCGTCTCTTTCAGCGAAGATGACAGCGACTTTTTCGTCGCCATGACGCTCATTCGGAACAACCTCAAGAGGGCCCCCGTCATTCGCGACGGCGTTCTCGTCGGCGTCGTCAACAGGACCGATCTTCTTGAACGGATCATGATCGCCTCGGACGGTCGCTGA
- the thyX gene encoding FAD-dependent thymidylate synthase, giving the protein MSVRLLAHTPDAARVVAAAARLCYSDATALSLMEGLDETKASAFLAHLNRSGHFSPFEHASFTFAVDGISRVCSHQLVRHRLASYSQQSQRYVEMGSVRVVLPPSVAGDAEASRVFLEAAAAAHEAYAKLVALGLPKEDARYLLPHGWETRLVVTMNARELHHFFSLRLCRRAQWEIRDLAREMLRLVLAVAPSLFSLSGPSCVVRGTCGEARPCGRPYASVEELLA; this is encoded by the coding sequence ATGTCGGTTCGACTTCTGGCTCACACGCCGGACGCCGCGCGCGTCGTCGCCGCGGCCGCACGACTCTGCTACAGCGACGCGACGGCTCTTTCCCTCATGGAGGGACTTGACGAGACGAAGGCGTCGGCTTTCCTGGCCCATCTGAATCGGAGCGGCCATTTTTCCCCTTTTGAACACGCTTCCTTCACCTTCGCCGTCGACGGCATCAGTCGCGTCTGTTCCCATCAGCTCGTCCGTCACCGCCTGGCCAGCTATTCCCAGCAGAGTCAGCGTTACGTGGAGATGGGTTCGGTCCGCGTCGTGCTCCCCCCCTCCGTCGCCGGCGACGCCGAGGCCTCCCGGGTCTTTCTGGAGGCGGCGGCCGCAGCTCACGAGGCCTACGCGAAGCTCGTCGCCCTGGGGCTTCCCAAGGAGGACGCCCGCTATCTCCTCCCTCACGGCTGGGAGACGCGCCTTGTCGTCACCATGAACGCCCGGGAGCTCCATCACTTCTTCTCCCTTCGTCTCTGCCGTCGCGCCCAGTGGGAGATCCGGGACCTCGCCCGGGAGATGCTCCGCCTCGTCCTCGCCGTCGCGCCCTCTCTTTTTTCTCTTTCCGGTCCCTCCTGCGTCGTCCGGGGGACCTGCGGCGAGGCGCGACCCTGCGGCCGCCCCTACGCCTCCGTCGAGGAGCTCCTGGCATGA